Proteins from a genomic interval of Danio rerio strain Tuebingen ecotype United States chromosome 4, GRCz12tu, whole genome shotgun sequence:
- the eps8a gene encoding epidermal growth factor receptor kinase substrate 8a isoform X25, which translates to MDNRSGSVCVGQSPDMNGYTPPASQMNGHGSLSPDVPGKKSSGKALYEQRKNYTKNSINSLTDTSQYHVEHLTTFVMDRKEAMLTIEDGIRKLRLLDAKGKIWTQDMLLQVDNRAVSLIDHDSKNELENFPLGSIQHCQPVTNACSYDSILALVCKESGQGKPDLHLFQCEDIKASLIHMDIESAISDHKGGKIKKRPEVLKMILKSDGSIPPPPGGPAPQAPAAVNQVDTKSRVASWSAWTNEQQDNDPQRHYTELDTPPEMSAAQVDRDVQILNHILDDIEHFVTKLQKAAEAFNELSKRKKSKKSKKKGPGEGVLTLRAKPPTQDEFIDCFQKFKHAFNLLGKLKNHIQNPSAVDLVHFLFNPLKLVIQTSGGVDLAKSVVVPLLTREAIEFLHTAGSAEERHLWVTLGDAWTKCKLEWPKDYPFPSHTLSFRDGWEPPVLVSREQDVTQLAERLNAAQSETPRPPITQQTVQDFSSADGNLDAHSRTAQRNFAKSKYDFVARNNTELSVLKDEVVEVLDDRKQWWKVRNGAGASGYVPNNILEISRAVDMTGRGEPIYSHTIQLMMPKKEFELFKQLLGELNEKQRTDYVPRPTVTEAPPTPTPPPPPAPLLPTASPANQSAAAIIPANQSTGATSPANQRAVATSPANQSTAAADQANQSESNSGEQHDDTVSESDSVNMREQQRERAAPANRRKSNMEEVQDELMYRLTLGRSAQKRIQTPSRSSQPALSISYDSTPQQVKDWLMLKGFSAATVSSLGVLTGAQLFSLNKDELKTVCPDDGARVFSQISVQKAALEVFF; encoded by the exons cggaCACGGCTCGCTGTCTCCAGATGTTCCCGGCAAAAAGTCGAGTGGTAAAGCTCTGTACG AGCAAAGGAAAAACTACACCAAAAACAGCATCAACAGCCTGACGGACACGTCTCAGTATCATGTGGAG catCTGACCACGTTTGTGATGGACCGTAAGGAGGCGATGCTGACCATCGAGGACGGCATCAGGAAACTGCGGCTGCTGGACGCTAAAGGGAAGATCTGGACTCAGGACATGCTGCTGCAGGTGGACAACAGAGCAGTCAGCCTCATAGACCACGACAGCAAG aatgAGCTGGAGAACTTTCCTCTGGGCTCCATCCAGCACTGTCAGCCCGTCACCAACGCCTGCAGCTACGACTCCATCTTGGCTCTAGTGTGTAAGGAGTCCGGGCAGGGGAAACCAGACCTGCACCTGTTCCAGTGCGAGGACATCaag GCCAGTCTAATCCACATGGACATCGAGAGCGCCATCAGCGACCACAAGGGCGGGAAAATCAAGAAGAGGCCGGAGGTGCTGAA gaTGATCCTGAAGAGTGACGGAAGCATCCCTCCGCCTCCAGGAGGCCCCGCCCCTCAGGCGCcagcagctgtcaatcaagtggacACCAAGAGCCGAGTGGCCAGCTGGTCAGCCTGGACCAATGAGCAGCAGGACA acGACCCACAGAGACActacacagagctggacacgcctccTGAGATGAGCGCAGCACAGGTGGACAGAGATGTG CAAATCCTCAATCACATTCTGGACGACATCGAACACTTCGTCACCAAACTGCAGAAAGCTGCCGAGGCCTTTAACGAGCTCTCCAAACGCAAGAAGAGTAAGAAGAGCAAGAAGAAGGGCCCTGGAG AGGGAGTTCTGACACTGAGAGCCAAACCGCCGACTCAGGACGAGTTCATCGACTGCTTCCAGAAGTTCAAACACGCCTTCAACCTGCTG GGGAAGTTGAAGAACCACATTCAGAATCCCAGCGCTGTAGATCTGGTTCACTTCCTGTTCAATCCACTCAAGCTG GTGATCCAGACGTCTGGAGGAGTTGATCTGGCTAAAAGTGTAGTCGTTCCTCTCCTCACCAGAGAAGCCATCGAGTTCCTGCACACAGCGGGATCTGCGGAGGAGAGACACCTATGGGTGACACTAGGAGATGCATGGACCAAGTGCAA GCTGGAGTGGCCGAAGGATTATCCGTTTCCTTCGCACACGTTGAGTTTTCGGGATGGCTGGGAGCCGCCGGTGCTGGTGTCGCGGGAGCAGGACGTCACTCAGCTAGCGGAGAGACTGAACGCTGCGCAGAGCGAGACTCCGAGGCCGCCAATCACT CAGCAGACAGTGCAGGATTTCAGCAGTGCAGACGG GAATCTGGACGCTCACAGCAGGACGGCGCAGAGAAACTTTGCCAAATCCAAGTATGACTTTGTGGCCAGAAACAACACGGAGCTGTCTGTGCTGAAGGACGAGGTGGTGGAG GTGCTGGACGACAGGAAGCAGTGGTGGAAGGTGCGCAACGGAGCGGGAGCGTCAGGATACGTGCCAAACAACATCCTGGAGATCAGCAGAGCGGTGGACATGACGGGCCGCGGAGAGCCCATATACAGCCACACTAtacag CTAATGATGCCAAAAAAGGAATTTGAGTTGTTTAag caATTACTGGGCGAGTTAAACGAG AAGCAGCGGACAGATTATGTGCCCAGGCCGACAGTGACTGAAGCTCCGCCCACGCCGACCCCCCCTCCCCCGCCAGCCCCACTGCTACCCACTGCCAGCCCAGCCAATCAGAGTGCAGCAGCCATCATCCCAGCTAATCAGAGCACAGGGGCCACCAGCCCGGCCAATCAAAGAGCAGTGGCCACAAGCCCGGCCAATCAGAGCACAGCAGCTGCTGATCAGGCCAACCAAAGTGAGAGCAACAGCGGAGAGCAGCACGACGACACTGTGAGCGAGAGCGACAGCGTGAACATGAGAGAGCAGCAGAGGGAGAGAGCAGCGCCGGCCAacc GGCGTAAGTCTAACATGGAGGAGGTCCAGGATGAGCTGATGTACAGGCTGACTCTGGGTCGCAGCGCGCAGAAGCGGATCCAGACCCCGAGCCGGAGCAGTCAGCCGGCGCTCAGCATCAGCTACGACTCCACACCGCAGCAGGTCAAGGACTGGCTGATGCTCAAAGGCTTCAGCGCCGC GACCGTGAGCAGTCTCGGGGTGCTGACCGGCGCTCAGCTCTTCTCTCTGAATAAAGACGAGCTGAAGACGGTGTGTCCAGATGACGGCGCTCGCGTCTTCAGCCAGATCAGCGTGCAGAAGGCCGCTCTGGAG GTTTTCTTCTGA
- the eps8a gene encoding epidermal growth factor receptor kinase substrate 8a isoform X32, whose translation MNGYTPPASQMNGHGSLSPDVPGKKSSGKALYEQRKNYTKNSINSLTDTSQYHVEHLTTFVMDRKEAMLTIEDGIRKLRLLDAKGKIWTQDMLLQVDNRAVSLIDHDSKNELENFPLGSIQHCQPVTNACSYDSILALVCKESGQGKPDLHLFQCEDIKASLIHMDIESAISDHKGGKIKKRPEVLKMILKSDGSIPPPPGGPAPQAPAAVNQVDTKSRVASWSAWTNEQQDNDPQRHYTELDTPPEMSAAQVDRDVQILNHILDDIEHFVTKLQKAAEAFNELSKRKKSKKSKKKGPGEGVLTLRAKPPTQDEFIDCFQKFKHAFNLLGKLKNHIQNPSAVDLVHFLFNPLKLVIQTSGGVDLAKSVVVPLLTREAIEFLHTAGSAEERHLWVTLGDAWTKCKLEWPKDYPFPSHTLSFRDGWEPPVLVSREQDVTQLAERLNAAQSETPRPPITQQTVQDFSSADGYGLTHATHKRLHQLETDMAMAALKHAVSRHVDRNLDAHSRTAQRNFAKSKYDFVARNNTELSVLKDEVVEVLDDRKQWWKVRNGAGASGYVPNNILEISRAVDMTGRGEPIYSHTIQLMMPKKEFELFKQLLGELNEKQRTDYVPRPTVTEAPPTPTPPPPPAPLLPTASPANQSAAAIIPANQSTGATSPANQRAVATSPANQSTAAADQANQSESNSGEQHDDTVSESDSVNMREQQRERAAPANRRKSNMEEVQDELMYRLTLGRSAQKRIQTPSRSSQPALSISYDSTPQQVKDWLMLKGFSAATVSSLGVLTGAQLFSLNKDELKTVCPDDGARVFSQISVQKAALEVFF comes from the exons cggaCACGGCTCGCTGTCTCCAGATGTTCCCGGCAAAAAGTCGAGTGGTAAAGCTCTGTACG AGCAAAGGAAAAACTACACCAAAAACAGCATCAACAGCCTGACGGACACGTCTCAGTATCATGTGGAG catCTGACCACGTTTGTGATGGACCGTAAGGAGGCGATGCTGACCATCGAGGACGGCATCAGGAAACTGCGGCTGCTGGACGCTAAAGGGAAGATCTGGACTCAGGACATGCTGCTGCAGGTGGACAACAGAGCAGTCAGCCTCATAGACCACGACAGCAAG aatgAGCTGGAGAACTTTCCTCTGGGCTCCATCCAGCACTGTCAGCCCGTCACCAACGCCTGCAGCTACGACTCCATCTTGGCTCTAGTGTGTAAGGAGTCCGGGCAGGGGAAACCAGACCTGCACCTGTTCCAGTGCGAGGACATCaag GCCAGTCTAATCCACATGGACATCGAGAGCGCCATCAGCGACCACAAGGGCGGGAAAATCAAGAAGAGGCCGGAGGTGCTGAA gaTGATCCTGAAGAGTGACGGAAGCATCCCTCCGCCTCCAGGAGGCCCCGCCCCTCAGGCGCcagcagctgtcaatcaagtggacACCAAGAGCCGAGTGGCCAGCTGGTCAGCCTGGACCAATGAGCAGCAGGACA acGACCCACAGAGACActacacagagctggacacgcctccTGAGATGAGCGCAGCACAGGTGGACAGAGATGTG CAAATCCTCAATCACATTCTGGACGACATCGAACACTTCGTCACCAAACTGCAGAAAGCTGCCGAGGCCTTTAACGAGCTCTCCAAACGCAAGAAGAGTAAGAAGAGCAAGAAGAAGGGCCCTGGAG AGGGAGTTCTGACACTGAGAGCCAAACCGCCGACTCAGGACGAGTTCATCGACTGCTTCCAGAAGTTCAAACACGCCTTCAACCTGCTG GGGAAGTTGAAGAACCACATTCAGAATCCCAGCGCTGTAGATCTGGTTCACTTCCTGTTCAATCCACTCAAGCTG GTGATCCAGACGTCTGGAGGAGTTGATCTGGCTAAAAGTGTAGTCGTTCCTCTCCTCACCAGAGAAGCCATCGAGTTCCTGCACACAGCGGGATCTGCGGAGGAGAGACACCTATGGGTGACACTAGGAGATGCATGGACCAAGTGCAA GCTGGAGTGGCCGAAGGATTATCCGTTTCCTTCGCACACGTTGAGTTTTCGGGATGGCTGGGAGCCGCCGGTGCTGGTGTCGCGGGAGCAGGACGTCACTCAGCTAGCGGAGAGACTGAACGCTGCGCAGAGCGAGACTCCGAGGCCGCCAATCACT CAGCAGACAGTGCAGGATTTCAGCAGTGCAGACGGGTACGGCCTCACTCACGCCACACACAAGCGTTTGCATCAGCTGGAGACAGATATGGCCATGGCCGCTCTCAAACATGCGGTCAGCCGGCATGTAGATAG GAATCTGGACGCTCACAGCAGGACGGCGCAGAGAAACTTTGCCAAATCCAAGTATGACTTTGTGGCCAGAAACAACACGGAGCTGTCTGTGCTGAAGGACGAGGTGGTGGAG GTGCTGGACGACAGGAAGCAGTGGTGGAAGGTGCGCAACGGAGCGGGAGCGTCAGGATACGTGCCAAACAACATCCTGGAGATCAGCAGAGCGGTGGACATGACGGGCCGCGGAGAGCCCATATACAGCCACACTAtacag CTAATGATGCCAAAAAAGGAATTTGAGTTGTTTAag caATTACTGGGCGAGTTAAACGAG AAGCAGCGGACAGATTATGTGCCCAGGCCGACAGTGACTGAAGCTCCGCCCACGCCGACCCCCCCTCCCCCGCCAGCCCCACTGCTACCCACTGCCAGCCCAGCCAATCAGAGTGCAGCAGCCATCATCCCAGCTAATCAGAGCACAGGGGCCACCAGCCCGGCCAATCAAAGAGCAGTGGCCACAAGCCCGGCCAATCAGAGCACAGCAGCTGCTGATCAGGCCAACCAAAGTGAGAGCAACAGCGGAGAGCAGCACGACGACACTGTGAGCGAGAGCGACAGCGTGAACATGAGAGAGCAGCAGAGGGAGAGAGCAGCGCCGGCCAacc GGCGTAAGTCTAACATGGAGGAGGTCCAGGATGAGCTGATGTACAGGCTGACTCTGGGTCGCAGCGCGCAGAAGCGGATCCAGACCCCGAGCCGGAGCAGTCAGCCGGCGCTCAGCATCAGCTACGACTCCACACCGCAGCAGGTCAAGGACTGGCTGATGCTCAAAGGCTTCAGCGCCGC GACCGTGAGCAGTCTCGGGGTGCTGACCGGCGCTCAGCTCTTCTCTCTGAATAAAGACGAGCTGAAGACGGTGTGTCCAGATGACGGCGCTCGCGTCTTCAGCCAGATCAGCGTGCAGAAGGCCGCTCTGGAG GTTTTCTTCTGA
- the eps8a gene encoding epidermal growth factor receptor kinase substrate 8a isoform X34 produces the protein MNGYTPPASQMNGHGSLSPDVPGKKSSGKALYEQRKNYTKNSINSLTDTSQYHVEHLTTFVMDRKEAMLTIEDGIRKLRLLDAKGKIWTQDMLLQVDNRAVSLIDHDSKNELENFPLGSIQHCQPVTNACSYDSILALVCKESGQGKPDLHLFQCEDIKASLIHMDIESAISDHKGGKIKKRPEVLKMILKSDGSIPPPPGGPAPQAPAAVNQVDTKSRVASWSAWTNEQQDNDPQRHYTELDTPPEMSAAQVDRDVQILNHILDDIEHFVTKLQKAAEAFNELSKRKKSKKSKKKGPGEGVLTLRAKPPTQDEFIDCFQKFKHAFNLLGKLKNHIQNPSAVDLVHFLFNPLKLVIQTSGGVDLAKSVVVPLLTREAIEFLHTAGSAEERHLWVTLGDAWTKCKLEWPKDYPFPSHTLSFRDGWEPPVLVSREQDVTQLAERLNAAQSETPRPPITQTVQDFSSADGYGLTHATHKRLHQLETDMAMAALKHAVSRHVDRNLDAHSRTAQRNFAKSKYDFVARNNTELSVLKDEVVEVLDDRKQWWKVRNGAGASGYVPNNILEISRAVDMTGRGEPIYSHTIQLMMPKKEFELFKQLLGELNEKQRTDYVPRPTVTEAPPTPTPPPPPAPLLPTASPANQSAAAIIPANQSTGATSPANQRAVATSPANQSTAAADQANQSESNSGEQHDDTVSESDSVNMREQQRERAAPANRRKSNMEEVQDELMYRLTLGRSAQKRIQTPSRSSQPALSISYDSTPQQVKDWLMLKGFSAATVSSLGVLTGAQLFSLNKDELKTVCPDDGARVFSQISVQKAALEVFF, from the exons cggaCACGGCTCGCTGTCTCCAGATGTTCCCGGCAAAAAGTCGAGTGGTAAAGCTCTGTACG AGCAAAGGAAAAACTACACCAAAAACAGCATCAACAGCCTGACGGACACGTCTCAGTATCATGTGGAG catCTGACCACGTTTGTGATGGACCGTAAGGAGGCGATGCTGACCATCGAGGACGGCATCAGGAAACTGCGGCTGCTGGACGCTAAAGGGAAGATCTGGACTCAGGACATGCTGCTGCAGGTGGACAACAGAGCAGTCAGCCTCATAGACCACGACAGCAAG aatgAGCTGGAGAACTTTCCTCTGGGCTCCATCCAGCACTGTCAGCCCGTCACCAACGCCTGCAGCTACGACTCCATCTTGGCTCTAGTGTGTAAGGAGTCCGGGCAGGGGAAACCAGACCTGCACCTGTTCCAGTGCGAGGACATCaag GCCAGTCTAATCCACATGGACATCGAGAGCGCCATCAGCGACCACAAGGGCGGGAAAATCAAGAAGAGGCCGGAGGTGCTGAA gaTGATCCTGAAGAGTGACGGAAGCATCCCTCCGCCTCCAGGAGGCCCCGCCCCTCAGGCGCcagcagctgtcaatcaagtggacACCAAGAGCCGAGTGGCCAGCTGGTCAGCCTGGACCAATGAGCAGCAGGACA acGACCCACAGAGACActacacagagctggacacgcctccTGAGATGAGCGCAGCACAGGTGGACAGAGATGTG CAAATCCTCAATCACATTCTGGACGACATCGAACACTTCGTCACCAAACTGCAGAAAGCTGCCGAGGCCTTTAACGAGCTCTCCAAACGCAAGAAGAGTAAGAAGAGCAAGAAGAAGGGCCCTGGAG AGGGAGTTCTGACACTGAGAGCCAAACCGCCGACTCAGGACGAGTTCATCGACTGCTTCCAGAAGTTCAAACACGCCTTCAACCTGCTG GGGAAGTTGAAGAACCACATTCAGAATCCCAGCGCTGTAGATCTGGTTCACTTCCTGTTCAATCCACTCAAGCTG GTGATCCAGACGTCTGGAGGAGTTGATCTGGCTAAAAGTGTAGTCGTTCCTCTCCTCACCAGAGAAGCCATCGAGTTCCTGCACACAGCGGGATCTGCGGAGGAGAGACACCTATGGGTGACACTAGGAGATGCATGGACCAAGTGCAA GCTGGAGTGGCCGAAGGATTATCCGTTTCCTTCGCACACGTTGAGTTTTCGGGATGGCTGGGAGCCGCCGGTGCTGGTGTCGCGGGAGCAGGACGTCACTCAGCTAGCGGAGAGACTGAACGCTGCGCAGAGCGAGACTCCGAGGCCGCCAATCACT CAGACAGTGCAGGATTTCAGCAGTGCAGACGGGTACGGCCTCACTCACGCCACACACAAGCGTTTGCATCAGCTGGAGACAGATATGGCCATGGCCGCTCTCAAACATGCGGTCAGCCGGCATGTAGATAG GAATCTGGACGCTCACAGCAGGACGGCGCAGAGAAACTTTGCCAAATCCAAGTATGACTTTGTGGCCAGAAACAACACGGAGCTGTCTGTGCTGAAGGACGAGGTGGTGGAG GTGCTGGACGACAGGAAGCAGTGGTGGAAGGTGCGCAACGGAGCGGGAGCGTCAGGATACGTGCCAAACAACATCCTGGAGATCAGCAGAGCGGTGGACATGACGGGCCGCGGAGAGCCCATATACAGCCACACTAtacag CTAATGATGCCAAAAAAGGAATTTGAGTTGTTTAag caATTACTGGGCGAGTTAAACGAG AAGCAGCGGACAGATTATGTGCCCAGGCCGACAGTGACTGAAGCTCCGCCCACGCCGACCCCCCCTCCCCCGCCAGCCCCACTGCTACCCACTGCCAGCCCAGCCAATCAGAGTGCAGCAGCCATCATCCCAGCTAATCAGAGCACAGGGGCCACCAGCCCGGCCAATCAAAGAGCAGTGGCCACAAGCCCGGCCAATCAGAGCACAGCAGCTGCTGATCAGGCCAACCAAAGTGAGAGCAACAGCGGAGAGCAGCACGACGACACTGTGAGCGAGAGCGACAGCGTGAACATGAGAGAGCAGCAGAGGGAGAGAGCAGCGCCGGCCAacc GGCGTAAGTCTAACATGGAGGAGGTCCAGGATGAGCTGATGTACAGGCTGACTCTGGGTCGCAGCGCGCAGAAGCGGATCCAGACCCCGAGCCGGAGCAGTCAGCCGGCGCTCAGCATCAGCTACGACTCCACACCGCAGCAGGTCAAGGACTGGCTGATGCTCAAAGGCTTCAGCGCCGC GACCGTGAGCAGTCTCGGGGTGCTGACCGGCGCTCAGCTCTTCTCTCTGAATAAAGACGAGCTGAAGACGGTGTGTCCAGATGACGGCGCTCGCGTCTTCAGCCAGATCAGCGTGCAGAAGGCCGCTCTGGAG GTTTTCTTCTGA
- the eps8a gene encoding epidermal growth factor receptor kinase substrate 8a isoform X15 → MDNRSGSVCVGQSPDMNGYTPPASQMNGHGSLSPDVPGKKSSGKALYEQRKNYTKNSINSLTDTSQYHVEHLTTFVMDRKEAMLTIEDGIRKLRLLDAKGKIWTQDMLLQVDNRAVSLIDHDSKNELENFPLGSIQHCQPVTNACSYDSILALVCKESGQGKPDLHLFQCEDIKASLIHMDIESAISDHKGGKIKKRPEVLKMILKSDGSIPPPPGGPAPQAPAAVNQVDTKSRVASWSAWTNEQQDNDPQRHYTELDTPPEMSAAQVDRDVQILNHILDDIEHFVTKLQKAAEAFNELSKRKKSKKSKKKGPGEGVLTLRAKPPTQDEFIDCFQKFKHAFNLLGKLKNHIQNPSAVDLVHFLFNPLKLVIQTSGGVDLAKSVVVPLLTREAIEFLHTAGSAEERHLWVTLGDAWTKCKLEWPKDYPFPSHTLSFRDGWEPPVLVSREQDVTQLAERLNAAQSETPRPPITQQTVQDFSSADGYGLTHATHKRLHQLETDMAMAALKHAVSRHVDRNLDAHSRTAQRNFAKSKYDFVARNNTELSVLKDEVVEVLDDRKQWWKVRNGAGASGYVPNNILEISRAVDMTGRGEPIYSHTIQLMMPKKEFELFKKQRTDYVPRPTVTEAPPTPTPPPPPAPLLPTASPANQSAAAIIPANQSTGATSPANQRAVATSPANQSTAAADQANQSESNSGEQHDDTVSESDSVNMREQQRERAAPANRRKSNMEEVQDELMYRLTLGRSAQKRIQTPSRSSQPALSISYDSTPQQVKDWLMLKGFSAATVSSLGVLTGAQLFSLNKDELKTVCPDDGARVFSQISVQKAALEVFF, encoded by the exons cggaCACGGCTCGCTGTCTCCAGATGTTCCCGGCAAAAAGTCGAGTGGTAAAGCTCTGTACG AGCAAAGGAAAAACTACACCAAAAACAGCATCAACAGCCTGACGGACACGTCTCAGTATCATGTGGAG catCTGACCACGTTTGTGATGGACCGTAAGGAGGCGATGCTGACCATCGAGGACGGCATCAGGAAACTGCGGCTGCTGGACGCTAAAGGGAAGATCTGGACTCAGGACATGCTGCTGCAGGTGGACAACAGAGCAGTCAGCCTCATAGACCACGACAGCAAG aatgAGCTGGAGAACTTTCCTCTGGGCTCCATCCAGCACTGTCAGCCCGTCACCAACGCCTGCAGCTACGACTCCATCTTGGCTCTAGTGTGTAAGGAGTCCGGGCAGGGGAAACCAGACCTGCACCTGTTCCAGTGCGAGGACATCaag GCCAGTCTAATCCACATGGACATCGAGAGCGCCATCAGCGACCACAAGGGCGGGAAAATCAAGAAGAGGCCGGAGGTGCTGAA gaTGATCCTGAAGAGTGACGGAAGCATCCCTCCGCCTCCAGGAGGCCCCGCCCCTCAGGCGCcagcagctgtcaatcaagtggacACCAAGAGCCGAGTGGCCAGCTGGTCAGCCTGGACCAATGAGCAGCAGGACA acGACCCACAGAGACActacacagagctggacacgcctccTGAGATGAGCGCAGCACAGGTGGACAGAGATGTG CAAATCCTCAATCACATTCTGGACGACATCGAACACTTCGTCACCAAACTGCAGAAAGCTGCCGAGGCCTTTAACGAGCTCTCCAAACGCAAGAAGAGTAAGAAGAGCAAGAAGAAGGGCCCTGGAG AGGGAGTTCTGACACTGAGAGCCAAACCGCCGACTCAGGACGAGTTCATCGACTGCTTCCAGAAGTTCAAACACGCCTTCAACCTGCTG GGGAAGTTGAAGAACCACATTCAGAATCCCAGCGCTGTAGATCTGGTTCACTTCCTGTTCAATCCACTCAAGCTG GTGATCCAGACGTCTGGAGGAGTTGATCTGGCTAAAAGTGTAGTCGTTCCTCTCCTCACCAGAGAAGCCATCGAGTTCCTGCACACAGCGGGATCTGCGGAGGAGAGACACCTATGGGTGACACTAGGAGATGCATGGACCAAGTGCAA GCTGGAGTGGCCGAAGGATTATCCGTTTCCTTCGCACACGTTGAGTTTTCGGGATGGCTGGGAGCCGCCGGTGCTGGTGTCGCGGGAGCAGGACGTCACTCAGCTAGCGGAGAGACTGAACGCTGCGCAGAGCGAGACTCCGAGGCCGCCAATCACT CAGCAGACAGTGCAGGATTTCAGCAGTGCAGACGGGTACGGCCTCACTCACGCCACACACAAGCGTTTGCATCAGCTGGAGACAGATATGGCCATGGCCGCTCTCAAACATGCGGTCAGCCGGCATGTAGATAG GAATCTGGACGCTCACAGCAGGACGGCGCAGAGAAACTTTGCCAAATCCAAGTATGACTTTGTGGCCAGAAACAACACGGAGCTGTCTGTGCTGAAGGACGAGGTGGTGGAG GTGCTGGACGACAGGAAGCAGTGGTGGAAGGTGCGCAACGGAGCGGGAGCGTCAGGATACGTGCCAAACAACATCCTGGAGATCAGCAGAGCGGTGGACATGACGGGCCGCGGAGAGCCCATATACAGCCACACTAtacag CTAATGATGCCAAAAAAGGAATTTGAGTTGTTTAag AAGCAGCGGACAGATTATGTGCCCAGGCCGACAGTGACTGAAGCTCCGCCCACGCCGACCCCCCCTCCCCCGCCAGCCCCACTGCTACCCACTGCCAGCCCAGCCAATCAGAGTGCAGCAGCCATCATCCCAGCTAATCAGAGCACAGGGGCCACCAGCCCGGCCAATCAAAGAGCAGTGGCCACAAGCCCGGCCAATCAGAGCACAGCAGCTGCTGATCAGGCCAACCAAAGTGAGAGCAACAGCGGAGAGCAGCACGACGACACTGTGAGCGAGAGCGACAGCGTGAACATGAGAGAGCAGCAGAGGGAGAGAGCAGCGCCGGCCAacc GGCGTAAGTCTAACATGGAGGAGGTCCAGGATGAGCTGATGTACAGGCTGACTCTGGGTCGCAGCGCGCAGAAGCGGATCCAGACCCCGAGCCGGAGCAGTCAGCCGGCGCTCAGCATCAGCTACGACTCCACACCGCAGCAGGTCAAGGACTGGCTGATGCTCAAAGGCTTCAGCGCCGC GACCGTGAGCAGTCTCGGGGTGCTGACCGGCGCTCAGCTCTTCTCTCTGAATAAAGACGAGCTGAAGACGGTGTGTCCAGATGACGGCGCTCGCGTCTTCAGCCAGATCAGCGTGCAGAAGGCCGCTCTGGAG GTTTTCTTCTGA